The genomic interval TGCGCCACCCCAACCATCCGGTGCCCCAGGTGCACGCGACGAAGCCGAACGAACTCTGGAGCTGGGATATCTCCAAGCTGCACGGCCCAGGAAAGTGGACGTACTTCTACCTCTACGTCGTCCTCGACGTGTACAGCCGCGCTGTCGTCGGTTGGATGGTGGCGCACCGCGAGTCGGCCGCGCTCGCCCAGAAGCTCCTGGCGCAAACCTGCGAGCGCCAGGGCATCCAACCTGGCCAGCTGACGATTCATGCGGACCGTGGCTCCTCCATGACGTCCAAGCCCGTGGCTCTGCTGATGGCGGACCTCGGCGTGACGAAGACGCACTCCCGGCCCCACGTCTCCAACGACAACCCCTTCAGCGAGGCCCACTTCAAGACGCTGAAGTATCGGCCCGACTTCCCCCGCGTCTTCGGCTGCCTCCAGGATGCACGCGGCTTCTGTGCCGACTTCTTCCGTTGGTACAACGAGGAGCACCACCACTCGGGACTGGGTCTGCTCACCCCTCACGACGTCCACCACGGCCTGGCCCACGCGCGCCTCTCGGCCCGCGCCGTCGTCCTCGAGGCAGCCTTCGCCGCTCATCCCGAGCGATTCCCCCACGGACTCCCGAAGCCCCAGGCCCTTCCGAACGCTGTCTGGATTAACAACCCCGCGCACCTCCCCAACTCAAAGGCGGCTGCGCACTAATCTCTCAGTTTCACTGTCTCATTCACGTTGACAGGTTCCGCTGTCGCGGAAGTGAGACTGAAGCGCGAGGAGCCACATAATGCGTAGCCCTGAGTACGCCAGCCGTTCGACAGCTCTGATTCCGTTTGTCGACTTCGCACCTGGAGACAATCCGATTCCGGGGGGCCTCTCGCTGGATGTTCCGGTCGGTGCCATCGCGCTCGTCAAGCTCTATGCCAGTCTCCTCTCGCGGCCGACGGCCAATGCTCCGCTCGCTACCAGTGTTGGGGAGTGCCGCGCCGAAGGTCTCTCTTTCGGCGCGAGCCTGTCATCTGGCCGTGACGCCCCAAAGCGTCCCCTGCCGCTTAATGGTGCCGAGGAGCGTTCCCAGGCCGCGATGGGCACTGGCTCGCCCTGCGCGGTTGTGAAGGTGCATGGAGGCCAACGGCTCTTCTGGGACGCATGGCGCACGAAGGCGGTCTCGGGAATGGAGTCGCACGGAATCGCGCTGCACCTGAAGGCCGTCATCGTGGATGAGGACACCGCTCTGGCCGAGCTGGTTCGGCTGATGGTGCAGGCGTTCTGATGCTGGGGCGCCTGGCGATACTCGCGGGGCTTCTCGGTGGGGGCCTCCTCGCACTGACGAGAAGGCCCCCACCGGGGGCAGCAGCTCTCGCTCGCGCTCTACCGCTTGGGGCGCGGAAGTATGCGGATGCCATCGTGCGCGCCGCCTCCATGCACGGCATCGACCCGTTCCTACTCTCCGCCGTCCTTGAGCAAGAGAGTGCATACGGTGAGGCACTCACACCGCCCGGTCCGGGAGGGAAGGGGGACGGCGGTCACGGCCACGGCGTCGGCCAGATTGACGACCGGACCTGGGGGGCATGGCTCGCAACGAACGCTTGGTGGAACTTCGAGATCAACGCGACGAAGTCTGCCGAGATCCTCGCGTCGGGTCTCAAGCTCTTTCGCGGGGATCTCCGCGCTGGACTCAGCGCGTACAACGCCGGGCCTTCCAACGTGCGCAAGGCCCTGGCCGCCGGCAAGGACCCGGGCAGTGTTACGACTCACTCGGCATCGACCGGCCTTTCCTATCCCGACAACACCCTTCGCCGCCTTGCGCGGCTGAAAGCGTTCACATGAGCTCTACGAAGCTGCAAGGCCTCTTCGCAGGTGCCCCCATGACCTCCGAGGCGGGACTCTTTGGCCGGGAGGCGAATCCACGTAGGGCCCGAAGGGGGAAGCCCGCGTCGGCCGAGCGCCTTACGACCACTGCACGGACTACCAAAAAGCTGGCTGCCGAACTGGTGGAGCGCTTTGGAGGCGAAGGATTCCCTGCCCGGGTGAGCATCAAGACAGCCGAGGGGTCGCGCCTGTCGCTCCGGTTCGATGGAGCCCAACTCGTGCGCGTTGCACTCGGTGGCAAGGCCAGTCCCGAACTGCTCGCTGCGCTCCAGCGCGACCTCGGGCGGCGCGGGCCGCTGGTCCGCACACGGCAAGAGTAGGGCGACCTCAGAACAGCTCACCCTGAACGGCCTCAAGCTGTGCGCGTATCTGGGTCAGCGCGCGCTCGCGGGCCTGCTCCAATTCTGCCCACGCACCATCCACCCATGTCTCTCCGGGCGGGGGCGGGCCCACGTCGAGGATTTGGGTTGTCCACACGAGCGCGTCCCGGTCCCAGTTGACTGGCGGAGGGGGTACCCACGCCTCGTGCGCGCGCGCCGCCGCCCGCTCCATGGAGCGCCGCAAATCATCATCCCACCGCGCCAGCTCCGCGCGCTTCTCCTCGGTCATGTCCAAGGGGTGCGGCATCTTCTCCAGCTCTCCGGTCCACTCCTCGTTCTTCGGCACGGGCGGCAGAAATCCCGGTGAGCTGCGCAGCCGGCGAAACCCCTTGGGTGCGTTTCTCGGGAGCTGCGAGAGCTTCACCACCTCGCCCACCGTCGTGCTCGCTCCTCGCGCTGTGTGCGCTCCTGCCTTTCGCACCGCGTCCAAGTCCGGAGGGGGAGCCCCTTCCGCAGACTCCGAGGTCACCGCCATGTCCGCGAGCTTGACGATGTAGCCCGCTACCTGGGCCTTCGTCCGCGCTCGCTCCAAGAAGACCTGGTTGCCCAGGCCGCACGCGTCCGCGTGGTCCTTGAACCACTGGAGGACGAAGGCCGGCATCTCCTCCAGCGAAGCTCCGATGCCCGGCGAAACCATGATGACGTTGAGATGGGGCCACCCGCGCCGAGTCTTCTCAACAGTGGCGACATACGCCATGCCGCCCCACTCGCGGCGGATGGCTTTCGCGAAGCTGCGCCAGCAGTCTCGCAGCCCGTTGTATGCCTCGGCCTCGTCGCGCCATTCGCCGGGCTTCACCGTCAGCACCGCGAAAACCACGTGCTCGGCTGGGTATGGCCCCAGTGCTGCGTTGATGCGCGCGAAGTCCTCTCCCGAGCGTTCCGCCGCGCACCGCCCTGGGTGCCGCCAGCTTCCACAGCGATACGGCACGCGCAGGTAGTCCGTGGGCCTCCCGTGCTTCCACAGGCGCAGATGCCAGCGCTTCTCGTGGCAGCAGCGCACGTAGCTCGGGACGACTCCCGAAAGACGAGGCTTTGCCGGTACGGGCGGGGCCTGGGGGATGGAGGAGACGCCAGGCGCCTGCGCGAGAGTCGCGCCGGTGCCCTGTCCACCGGCTTCCCTCCCGTTGGTCGGAGCCTGCTCCGGGCGGCGCCCCCCCGGTTTCCCCCCCTGCCGGGGGGCCGGTTGGGGGGGCCGCCGCCCTCGTGCTGACTCACTTGTTGTTAGAAGACCGTCAAGCCGAGGGGGCGCAGCCGCGCCCCCCGGACCCCCAGCGGCACGGATGGTCCTGGGCGCATGCGCCAAGGCCTCCGCGCCGGCCGCCGCCGCACGATTCGCCCGCGCGGCCACTACCGCAGCCCTCCAGCGCTTGCGCGCCCATGGGCCACACTCGACGTCCGAAACGCGGTGCCGGTGGGGCCTCCGTGGGGGCGGGAGTGCGCACACCCACCCGTGGCCTTGAGGAGCGCGGGGCGCCCCGCGCTCCGTTCCGAGCGCCCAGACTCCGCACGCACGCACTGCCGCTGCCGCCTGCCGGCCGCGACACGGGTGCCACGCATCGGCCCGTGCGCGTGCAGCTCCGCTGCACGGCCGGGCCTCTGGCGACGACCCTCTCTGCCCACCGAGCTGTGGGGGGATTCAGACCATGACCCGCACCGCCCCTGCCCAACACTGGAGGTCCCAGCGGGGCAGGGGGGGCGCGTGCAACACGAGCGGCGGCCAGAATGCCGCGCCGGGCTCACGGACCCATGGCAGGGGACCGCGCACCGAGCGCGGCCAGGCCAAGGGATGTGTCAAGCGGCCGGCTCATCACCAGATGCCGCCCACGTCTTCGACTGCATCTGCTTGCACAGGCCGCGCGTACGCCTGGGCGGCCACCTCGGCCGCCCAGGCGTCTGCGGCTCGCTGGATGCGCAGCGTTGCTGCCTCTAGCTTTGCCGCCGCTTCGAGAGTGCGCGCGCGAGCAGCGTCCCAACGCCGTCGTGCAGCGTCCACAATCGCGTTGCACGGGCCGTGCTCCGCGATGGCCTTGACATACTCCTTGCGCGCCTCTCCGTCGGCCTTCGCAGCATCAACCATTCGCGAGCGGTTGAGGGCGTGGGTTGTGATGGCACGCCCGTACTCGGCCTCTCGTGGCGTCTCGGGTGCGCGTCCACCCCAGCGCGACAGTGCTCCGCCCGGGAGGATGATACCGCCTTCATCGAGGCGGCTCATCGTAGCGCCTCCATGTGCACGGCCGTCATCGCGATGGACAGCAACTCGGCAGCCGTTTCCAGCTCTCGCGCACACTGCGCTCGACGCGCACGCGCCTGGTCAAACGCGAGGCGTGCTTCGTCCACCACGCGAGCACGAGGACCGTGCTCAAGCAGAGCACTGGTCCATCTCGAACTCGCCGTCATCTCGGCACACTGCGCGGCATGCAGGGCTATGCCTGCTGTCGCGTGCCGCACCTGCGCCTTGGAGTGCTGGTCCCGGATACTCACGCCGCACCCCCGAAGACGACATGCATGCGCAGCTCGCTGGGGCACGTCGGGCGCGGCAGAAACAGCACCCTTGCTCCCTCGGGCACCTCCATCACGTCGTTGGGAGCTGCGTCTGGGAGCTGGTCTTCGTCGACGGTCCCGAACAGAGAGAGCTGCACCGCTTGGGGGCGCATCACGAGGCCGCGCCGTTGGTGACCCGCGTTCGGGACTTGAGCCCGCAGGATGTGCGTCATGGCCCGACCGCCTTGGTGGCCAGGACGCGCACCCGCATGATGGCAATCAGAGAGCCCAGCTCCGACGCCATCGCGGAGGTGTCGGCCAACGACCGGCCGACGAACCACATGGCGTGTGGGCGTTCCAGGTCAGCGCGGCGCAGCTCGTAGCCGTGTGCATGGAGCCACTTGGCCGCGTGCCGCACAGCGCCCACGACCTGGAGGAGATCGGCGCAGTAGATGGCCGACGAGGTGCCGAACGTTTCGTGGCGTGCCATGCAGCGCGGCGCCTCGCGGTGCGTGTCGTGCTGGTAGTTGGTCAGCGTCCAGCCAGGGCCAAGAGCCGCCTCCACCTCGGTCCGCGTCAGCTCACCGAGCATTGGACCCCTCCGCGCGGGAGAGTTGCTCGTGGGCTGCCTCCGCCGCGTTGTGTGCAGCCTGCGCGGCCGGGAGCGCCACCAGCTCAAGGTCGATGCTGGCCAGGCGGCCTGGTGCCGAAAGTGCTCGGGTCAGTTGGTCAAGCCGGGAGCGGACGCCGTAGAGCTCCCGCAAGTCGTCATCAGTGCCGGCGACTGTGCGCAGCTCTTCACCTGCCGCGCGCAGCGTCACCAATGCGTCCTTGAACATCGCCGCGACGGTCTGAACGCGGTCGCGGGCGACCACCCGAGAGTCGAAGGGGATGCCCATCACAGCTCCCCCTTGCGCAGCAGTGTGTTGAGAGTGACGGCGTGGGCCATCGTCCGCTGCCGCCCGAGGGACACCACGGATTCGCCACCGGACAACTGCTCGCTCAGGCCACTCAGCTCCGGAGGCAGCCTCGGCATGCGCTCGATGGTCTCCACCGCAGCAGCAAGGCTGACCTCGGCGGACCGGAGGTTACGCACCACTTGCAGAAGCTGCCCAAGCAGCGCCTGCGCGCCATCAGTCGGCGTGGGGTCGTGCGCATCAACCGCGTCCCGGGGAGCCGGCAGCAAGCGGCGCATGGAGGTCAGCGCGTCCCAGACGCCTCGCAGAGCAGCTCGCATGTCCGGGCTACGGCCGGTGGTGGGTCTCGGGCAGGTCGCCATGGCGGCGTCCAGGTCGCGCTCCAATTCGGTGGGCGTGGCGCCACGCAGCAAGCCGTATGAGAGGGAGAGCAACGCCTCGCGGGTGCCCGCCAGCGCGTGCCGGACATCTCCGGTTTCGGGGCCATCTGGAGGGAGCGACTGGAGAGCGGCGTCCAGCTCTCGGTGCAGTTCTTGGGCATCCGGGCCTGACAGAGACGTGGATGATCCATCGGCGCCGTCCGGACGGACGGGCCGTGAGGCCTTTGACTTACTGGCGGTCATGGGTGAACTCGGACTGCCGCGCGTTGGGCCAAGAGCCGTGTCCACACGCGGGCCCCGTGAATGGACGGGGACACCACGTGGGGACACGGCAGGTCCGAGCGACCCGCGCGGGATTGTCGCTCGGATGAATGAAGGGGGCGAGGCGCGCGAGCAAGCAGGCTCCAGCGACGCCAGGACGACCAATGAGGTCGGTACGGGATGCGCCAACCTGAACAGGCCGGTTCGCGGAAACTGTCAACTCGAGGTTGGCGCCAACTAACCGGAACTCCTCAGGAAATAGCCTCAAGGTCCGATAACATGCGTTATGTAAACTAAGTGGATGGATTCCAAGGGGCGTTTTCCGGCGGTTCTTCCCCGCTGCCATGGGCCTCCTGGGCTGCGTCACCTGGGGCCTGGGCCGCATTGGTCCGAGGCTCTGGCAGACCTGGTGGGCGCTGATCCCCGTATCCGCGGTGCGACTTCCGGCTGAGTCCTGGGTGTCTGGGTCCTAGCCCCATGGCGCGTGGGTCCACGGCGAGCAACACGGTTCATGACTCATTGCGCTGGCAAGGCCTCCCCTGGCTGCTCGGGACTACTGCGACGGTTCTGCTGTTCTTTTCCCGATTGACCGAGCCCATGGGTTCCCGCAGAACCGGCGGGACCCCCGGCCCTGGAAAGGACCTGTCCATGAAACGGTTGTTCCTGATTGCCACCCTCGTCGGTGCGGCGCCCGCGCTCGCCGATGAAGGCATGTGGACGTACAACAACTTCCCGTCCGCGAAGGTGAAGGAGAAATACGGCTTCGACCCCTCGCAGGAGTGGCTCGACAAGGTGCGGCTGTCCTCGGCGCGAATGGCGGGCGGCTGTTCGGCCAGCTTCGTGTCCCCCAACGGCCTGGTGATGACCAATCACCACTGCGCCCGCGGCTGTATCGAGCAGCTGTCCGGGGCCAAGAAGGACTACATCGCCAACGGCTTCTACGCGAAGACCGCCGCCGAGGAGACCCAGTGCCCGGCGATGGAGCTCAACCAGCTGGTGCAGATCACCGACGTCACCGCGACGCTGAACAAGGCGACCCAGGGGCTGACCGGCAAGGCGTACAGCGACACGCTCAAGGCGAAGATGTCGGAGCTCGAGCAGTCCTGCTCCGCTGGCGACGCGAAGCTTCGCTGTGACGTCGTCACCCTGTACCAGGGCGGCCAGTACAACCTGTACAAGTACCGCCGCTTCCAGGACGTCCGCCTGGTGATGGCGCCCGAGCACGCCATTGCGTTCTTCGGCGGCGACCCGGACAACTTCGAGTTCCCGCGCTACGACCTGGACGTGACCTTCCTGCGCGTCTACGAGGACGGCAAGCCGGCCACCACGGACCACTACTTCAAGTGGTCCGACAAGAGCGTCAAGGAAGGCGACCTGACGTTCATCTCCGGCCACCCCGGCCGCACCTCGCGCAAGCTGACCATCGCGGAGCTGGAGTACCAGCGCGATGTGGCGATGCCGAAGCAGCTCTTCATGATGTCCGAGCTGCGCGGCATGGTGACCGAGTTCCAGAAGCGCGGCCCTGAGCAGAAGCGCATCTCGAGCAACCTGCTCTTCGGCGTGGAGAACGGCCTGAAGGCCGTCAAGGGCCGGCTCGAGGCGCTCCAGGACAAGACGTTCTTCGCCCAGAAGGTCGCGGCCGAGCAGGAGCTGCGCAAGAAGGTCGAAGCCAACCCGGAGATGAAGAAGAAGTACGGTGCGGCGTGGGATGAGGTCGCCAAGGCCCAGGCCCAGTTCGTCAACGTCCGGAAGGACCTGGCCTACATGGAGGGCGGCAGCGGCCTGTCCTCCAGCCTGTTCAGCATCGCCAAGACGCTGGTCCGCGCCTCCGAGGAGCTCCCCAAGGAGAACGGTCAGCGCCTGCGCGAGTTCAACCAGGCGGGTCTGCCGGCCCTTCAGGCCAACCTGTTCAGCCAGGCGCCCATCTACCCGGAGCTGGAGATTCTCCGCCTGAGCTTCGGCCTGACGAAGATGCGCGAGGAGCTGGGCTCCAACCACCCGTTCGTCAAGAAGGTGCTCGGCAAGGAGTCGCCGGACAAGCTGGCGGCCCGGCTGGTGAAGGGCTCCAAGCTGTGCGTGCTGAAGGACGTGAAG from Myxococcus stipitatus carries:
- a CDS encoding transglycosylase SLT domain-containing protein, whose product is MRAASMHGIDPFLLSAVLEQESAYGEALTPPGPGGKGDGGHGHGVGQIDDRTWGAWLATNAWWNFEINATKSAEILASGLKLFRGDLRAGLSAYNAGPSNVRKALAAGKDPGSVTTHSASTGLSYPDNTLRRLARLKAFT
- a CDS encoding S46 family peptidase — protein: MKRLFLIATLVGAAPALADEGMWTYNNFPSAKVKEKYGFDPSQEWLDKVRLSSARMAGGCSASFVSPNGLVMTNHHCARGCIEQLSGAKKDYIANGFYAKTAAEETQCPAMELNQLVQITDVTATLNKATQGLTGKAYSDTLKAKMSELEQSCSAGDAKLRCDVVTLYQGGQYNLYKYRRFQDVRLVMAPEHAIAFFGGDPDNFEFPRYDLDVTFLRVYEDGKPATTDHYFKWSDKSVKEGDLTFISGHPGRTSRKLTIAELEYQRDVAMPKQLFMMSELRGMVTEFQKRGPEQKRISSNLLFGVENGLKAVKGRLEALQDKTFFAQKVAAEQELRKKVEANPEMKKKYGAAWDEVAKAQAQFVNVRKDLAYMEGGSGLSSSLFSIAKTLVRASEELPKENGQRLREFNQAGLPALQANLFSQAPIYPELEILRLSFGLTKMREELGSNHPFVKKVLGKESPDKLAARLVKGSKLCVLKDVKGSKVCDVSVRKSLFDGGKAAIAASKDPMIQMALLVDGDARAIRKNVEENIDAVIKKNSELVAQAKFDVYGTNQYPDATFTLRLSYGSVKGYMEDGKQVAPITQMAGTFEHATGEDPFALPPSWLKAEKHLDGATSMNMVTTNDIIGGNSGSPVINKDAEIVGLVFDGNIQSLGGEYGFDETSNRAVSVHSDAIIESLKKIYGATRVLEELRPGSTQVPPVKANPAG